A region from the Rhodothermus sp. genome encodes:
- a CDS encoding tetratricopeptide repeat protein, giving the protein MLRTAIHGGLVVVLTVWGIGCGGKESPPRPLLPAAQRAQLQAAWQAYGAGDYGQAMQLVDSVLAEVDAAEAYLLKGRILLDANAFEQAITAFQQARARDPLLRGIYFQLGHAAFLQGAYRKALDYYLQELEAIRASPSRPQADRTMLAAVYRQAGRACFLLDSLKAARQFYQKALQVDSSESETYRWLAELEEQEGNMSRALAFAEQAMRLNPGHPENIYTFGRLLLQNGYLEDAAHFLRLVLERQPMHRGANYNLGRVLMLMGEREAGQLFLERARQIQQLSGKIGQAKLNAYQSQRARPWQELARLLLQVGQLQEARKALDVAIFWEPNNPALQNDRANLSLLLGDTLDAVRRYYQLLQHDSTLADVWFNLGVVLARLHQYEAARRAWLQALRYRPQDATLRQYLAELERQRDF; this is encoded by the coding sequence GTGCTGCGGACTGCGATACATGGCGGGCTGGTAGTTGTACTGACCGTCTGGGGAATCGGGTGTGGGGGAAAAGAATCGCCTCCGCGACCACTACTTCCAGCGGCGCAGCGAGCCCAGTTACAGGCAGCGTGGCAGGCATATGGCGCAGGAGATTACGGTCAGGCAATGCAACTGGTCGATAGCGTGCTCGCTGAGGTGGACGCTGCCGAAGCCTATTTGCTGAAAGGACGTATCCTGCTCGATGCGAATGCCTTTGAACAGGCAATAACTGCTTTTCAACAAGCACGGGCGAGAGACCCTCTGCTACGCGGCATCTATTTTCAACTGGGACATGCCGCTTTTCTGCAGGGGGCGTATCGAAAAGCGCTGGATTACTATCTGCAGGAACTGGAGGCAATTCGGGCGTCACCTTCAAGGCCGCAGGCAGACCGGACCATGCTGGCGGCTGTCTATCGGCAGGCTGGCCGTGCCTGCTTCTTGCTGGATAGCTTGAAGGCAGCGCGTCAGTTTTACCAGAAAGCGTTACAGGTCGACTCGTCCGAAAGCGAAACCTATCGCTGGCTGGCCGAGCTCGAGGAGCAGGAGGGCAATATGTCGCGGGCTCTGGCCTTTGCAGAGCAGGCTATGCGGCTGAATCCAGGCCATCCGGAGAATATCTATACGTTTGGACGCTTGCTGCTGCAAAATGGTTATCTGGAAGATGCCGCACACTTTTTACGTCTGGTGTTGGAGCGGCAGCCCATGCATCGGGGGGCCAATTACAACCTGGGGCGGGTCCTGATGTTAATGGGAGAACGTGAAGCCGGTCAGCTTTTTCTGGAGCGTGCACGGCAGATTCAGCAACTCTCCGGAAAGATCGGTCAGGCAAAGCTAAATGCCTATCAGAGCCAGCGTGCGCGTCCCTGGCAGGAACTGGCCAGGCTGCTGCTTCAGGTAGGGCAATTGCAGGAGGCGCGAAAAGCGCTGGATGTGGCCATTTTCTGGGAGCCAAACAACCCGGCGCTGCAAAACGATCGGGCCAATCTGTCGTTACTGCTGGGCGATACCCTGGATGCCGTGCGGCGCTACTACCAGCTGCTGCAACATGATTCGACACTGGCCGACGTATGGTTCAACCTGGGCGTAGTACTGGCCAGGCTGCATCAGTACGAAGCGGCACGTCGGGCATGGTTACAGGCCTTGCGCTATCGCCCACAGGATGCTACCTTGCGACAGTATCTGGCTGAACTGGAACGGCAGCGTGACTTCTAA
- a CDS encoding CRTAC1 family protein produces the protein MRKCMTYGLLALLMVGCERAEQVQRPVEEAASIETVQIAFTDVTEAAGLGAFRHETGAFGKKWFPESMGPGCGFFDYNGDGWLDIVLVGGGVWPGYSDKDWVRPLWLFRNNGDGTFTDVTDEAGLSKLHAYAIGITAADYDNDGDEDLYLTTLWKNILLRNNGDGTFTDVTEEAGVAGDSVWSSSAIFFDADRDGDLDLFVGNYVYWTPETDLWCSLDEKTKGYCTPEAYKGVPPYFFRNNGDGTFTDESKKAGFVPAPGKTLGVAETDYNRDGCPDLYVANDTQPDQLYRNNCDGTFTDIGLTSGVAYDENGKARAGMGLDAGVVDTTGQISLFVGNFSKEMIGVYRYIGNDLFIDRAAISKIGRQSLQTLTFGLFLFDVDLDGDLDLFAANGHVQDEIERVQDGITYAQPPHLFLNDGYGFFEDVAPRAGGVLAQPIVARGAAYGDFNRDGLVDILVIENNGPVHLWRNDTRKVGHYLRVQLVGTKSHPQGISSRVIVWAGGRRLEQWVRTGGSYLAVSEKTLTFGLGAVRWVEAVEVEWATGLRERFGPFEADQEVQLVEGTGRPIGMLAQGRSGSPGTL, from the coding sequence ATGAGAAAATGTATGACATATGGCCTGCTGGCGCTACTGATGGTCGGCTGCGAGCGGGCTGAGCAGGTGCAAAGGCCCGTAGAGGAAGCGGCCTCCATAGAGACCGTGCAGATTGCCTTCACCGATGTGACCGAGGCAGCCGGACTGGGAGCCTTCCGACATGAGACAGGAGCGTTCGGGAAGAAGTGGTTCCCGGAATCCATGGGACCAGGATGTGGCTTTTTCGATTACAACGGCGATGGCTGGCTGGATATCGTGCTGGTGGGCGGTGGAGTCTGGCCTGGCTACAGCGACAAGGACTGGGTACGGCCGCTGTGGCTTTTTCGCAACAACGGTGATGGCACGTTCACGGACGTAACGGACGAGGCAGGGCTCAGTAAGTTGCATGCCTATGCTATCGGCATTACGGCGGCTGACTACGATAACGACGGCGACGAAGACCTGTACCTGACCACCCTGTGGAAGAACATCTTGCTGCGCAACAACGGTGACGGCACGTTTACAGATGTAACCGAGGAAGCAGGGGTGGCCGGCGATTCAGTCTGGAGCAGCTCGGCCATCTTCTTCGACGCGGACCGCGACGGCGATCTGGACCTGTTTGTGGGCAACTACGTCTACTGGACACCAGAGACCGACCTCTGGTGTTCGCTTGATGAGAAAACCAAGGGCTACTGCACGCCCGAAGCCTATAAGGGTGTGCCACCTTACTTTTTCCGTAACAACGGCGATGGGACGTTTACCGACGAAAGCAAAAAAGCCGGATTCGTACCAGCACCCGGCAAAACGCTGGGGGTTGCCGAAACCGACTACAACCGCGATGGATGCCCGGATCTCTACGTGGCCAACGATACACAGCCAGATCAACTCTACCGAAACAATTGCGATGGGACTTTCACCGACATTGGATTGACGAGTGGAGTAGCTTATGATGAAAATGGAAAAGCGCGTGCTGGTATGGGGCTCGATGCGGGTGTGGTCGACACAACCGGCCAGATCAGCCTGTTCGTAGGGAACTTCTCCAAAGAAATGATTGGCGTCTACCGCTACATTGGCAACGACCTGTTTATCGATCGTGCTGCCATTTCAAAGATCGGACGCCAGAGCCTGCAGACGCTCACCTTCGGGCTGTTTCTGTTTGATGTCGATCTGGATGGTGATCTGGATCTGTTTGCGGCCAACGGGCATGTGCAGGACGAGATTGAACGCGTGCAGGATGGCATCACCTATGCGCAACCGCCTCACCTCTTTCTGAATGACGGCTACGGTTTCTTCGAGGATGTCGCCCCCCGGGCCGGGGGAGTGCTGGCGCAACCGATCGTTGCGCGTGGAGCTGCCTACGGCGATTTTAATCGGGATGGGCTGGTGGACATCCTTGTGATCGAAAACAACGGACCGGTACATCTGTGGCGCAATGATACCAGAAAGGTCGGGCATTACCTGCGTGTGCAACTGGTCGGTACAAAAAGCCACCCGCAGGGCATCAGTAGCCGGGTGATTGTGTGGGCCGGTGGTCGGCGATTGGAGCAGTGGGTGCGTACCGGAGGCAGCTATCTGGCCGTCTCTGAAAAGACACTGACGTTCGGGTTGGGGGCAGTCCGATGGGTGGAAGCCGTCGAGGTCGAATGGGCGACCGGATTACGCGAGCGCTTCGGTCCGTTTGAAGCCGATCAGGAGGTGCAGCTGGTAGAGGGGACCGGCCGACCGATAGGGATGCTGGCCCAGGGACGTTCCGGAAGCCCGGGGACGTTATGA
- a CDS encoding PorV/PorQ family protein, protein MKRLLYTGMGILLTACLLQVGQLHAQDTGPITDIETRKLAQTGFKFLSVSLDPRAAALGDALTARDDNASLSLFYNPAGMAYFEQTFHFAVGQTQWINNTDYSYASLAYRPADGQYGVIGLSVVAVSYPEVIRTVFATNEQGYEEQGTYSPSALAIGIGYARAITDRFAVGGHARLARQDLGAAQIGLDGRTQRYTKSTIAVDFGVLYRTALQSLTFAMSVRNFSRELTYVEESFELPLSFQIGATYNLMDLVAPGNGMHALWLNVEAVRPRDYPEQIKVGAEYSFMDLFFLRAGYVNPTDEQGLNLGAGLRLGARTFRIGIDYAYTSFGIFDNVHRLGLQLAF, encoded by the coding sequence ATGAAACGGTTGCTATATACAGGCATGGGTATCCTGCTGACCGCTTGCTTGTTGCAGGTCGGTCAGCTCCACGCCCAGGATACCGGACCGATAACGGACATCGAAACCAGAAAACTGGCGCAGACCGGCTTTAAGTTCCTCAGCGTTTCGCTCGATCCGCGAGCAGCAGCGTTGGGCGATGCGCTTACGGCCCGCGACGACAACGCCTCCCTCTCGCTCTTTTACAATCCGGCCGGGATGGCCTATTTCGAGCAGACCTTCCACTTTGCAGTCGGACAGACCCAGTGGATCAACAACACCGATTACAGCTACGCCAGCCTGGCCTACCGGCCGGCCGATGGACAGTACGGCGTGATTGGTCTGAGTGTAGTGGCCGTCAGCTATCCCGAGGTGATCCGAACCGTCTTTGCTACCAACGAGCAGGGCTATGAGGAGCAGGGGACTTATAGCCCCAGCGCGCTGGCTATCGGAATCGGCTACGCACGGGCCATCACCGACCGCTTTGCCGTGGGAGGCCATGCTCGCTTGGCCCGTCAGGATCTGGGAGCTGCCCAGATTGGACTGGATGGCCGTACCCAGCGCTACACCAAGTCAACCATAGCTGTGGACTTTGGGGTGCTCTACCGGACGGCCCTTCAGAGCCTCACCTTCGCCATGAGCGTGCGTAACTTTTCCCGTGAGCTCACTTACGTGGAAGAAAGCTTTGAGCTACCGTTGAGCTTTCAGATCGGGGCTACTTATAACCTTATGGACCTGGTCGCGCCCGGCAATGGCATGCATGCGCTCTGGCTCAACGTGGAGGCTGTCCGGCCCCGCGACTATCCGGAGCAGATCAAGGTAGGAGCAGAGTATTCCTTCATGGATCTGTTTTTCCTGCGGGCAGGCTACGTGAATCCAACCGATGAGCAGGGGCTCAACCTGGGAGCTGGGCTGCGGTTGGGCGCACGAACCTTCCGCATCGGGATCGACTACGCCTATACCTCATTCGGTATCTTCGATAACGTACATCGCCTTGGGCTCCAACTTGCCTTCTGA
- a CDS encoding tetratricopeptide repeat protein → MLRSRNKQLFHLPHGQRRLVSILLGGFLVLLLNSLVLVLFDRSTALIYMSNVLLHVGLGLLLIIPLLLFLLAHLRTMPLRWNLRATAAGAFTALSMLLLLLSGILLFWGEATLNRRWLLTLHVVTMFTSLLGFLVHVSLKRGARFRFLLPRGEAVRHWGRLLYHPLTLTFSAGVVVSMAFFLVPWLKQSGPVYLDTGSENPLAAAEALLAHEKFFEEATLSGSRTCGQAGCHPDIYAQWAASAHHFSSFNNPYYRRSIEYMLQRRPVEAARWCASCHDPVMLFSGRFGHRMPLDTTHWTAHEGITCLSCHAITGLRDLRGNGRYVIARPDEYPFARSTNPIGQWLHRQLILAKPEPHREAMLRPVHRTEQFCSSCHKVGLPPAVNYYRWLRGQNEYDAWQMSGVSGNTVRSFYLPEQPRTCIDCHMPLVPSNDQGNDGGFVRSHRFLAANTALPFLKGHDEQLRATQAFLQDSIATVDLFRVRVNGHTYGPDEPMPVLRAGDQVELTVVVRNRKVGHALPGGTNDSNELWLEVIGRDRNGQAVVASGLLDSEGRVDSTAHFFGAVFVDRAGQEANKRNPHDFRTPVYVNVINPGTARTVHYRFTVPPGRPITELAVAFKHRKFKWYFHNWTFRGKVAPGEPDSLATPEVDYRRWILAEDRSAPALPVTVIASARRIAGQVPESNVPLWERWNDYGIGLFLEGNTRRALEAFEQVSRLAPDSPEGPINLARVLIAEGQLDRAMEALAEAERRRPGYLKTAYFRGKIYQRRGEYDLALREWMKVAARYPLDRVLLQEIGRIHYLSGRYEEALRWFDRILAIDPEDLGGLYNRMLTLGALGRTEEFRAAKARYEYHKVDEEASAWSTPYKHRHPMANREAQPIHEHELHRVDDRGLLPRMTAMAWQNERRKP, encoded by the coding sequence ATGCTGCGTTCGCGTAATAAGCAGCTATTTCATCTGCCTCACGGACAACGTCGGCTGGTGAGCATCCTGCTGGGAGGCTTTCTCGTACTGCTGCTCAACAGCCTGGTGCTCGTGCTATTTGATCGTTCAACGGCGCTCATCTATATGAGCAACGTGTTGCTGCATGTCGGGCTCGGGCTGCTTCTGATCATTCCATTGTTACTGTTTCTGCTGGCGCACCTTCGTACGATGCCGCTGCGCTGGAATCTTCGTGCTACGGCTGCTGGTGCGTTTACGGCGCTTTCCATGTTGTTGCTGCTGCTGAGTGGCATTCTGCTATTCTGGGGCGAAGCCACGCTGAATCGGCGCTGGCTGCTGACACTCCATGTGGTGACCATGTTCACCTCGCTGCTGGGCTTTCTCGTACACGTATCGCTCAAACGGGGTGCTCGCTTTCGATTCTTGCTGCCCAGAGGGGAGGCTGTCCGGCATTGGGGGCGGTTGCTGTACCATCCGTTGACGCTGACCTTCAGTGCGGGGGTGGTGGTTTCTATGGCCTTCTTTCTGGTGCCTTGGCTGAAACAGTCCGGCCCGGTCTATCTCGATACGGGTTCCGAAAACCCGCTGGCGGCTGCTGAAGCATTGCTGGCGCATGAAAAGTTCTTTGAAGAGGCCACGCTGTCGGGCTCCAGGACATGTGGACAGGCTGGTTGCCATCCTGATATTTACGCGCAGTGGGCAGCTTCTGCCCATCACTTCTCTTCGTTCAATAATCCGTATTACCGCCGCTCCATCGAATACATGCTCCAGCGTCGGCCGGTTGAAGCCGCTCGCTGGTGCGCCTCCTGTCACGATCCGGTTATGCTCTTTTCCGGACGCTTTGGGCATCGCATGCCGCTTGACACCACGCACTGGACGGCGCATGAGGGGATTACCTGTCTTTCCTGCCACGCAATTACGGGACTACGCGACCTGCGGGGTAACGGACGCTATGTGATTGCCCGACCTGATGAATATCCGTTTGCCCGGAGCACGAATCCAATCGGACAGTGGCTACACCGCCAGCTGATCCTCGCCAAGCCAGAACCCCATCGGGAAGCGATGCTCCGTCCGGTGCATCGCACTGAACAATTCTGCAGCAGTTGCCACAAGGTCGGGTTGCCCCCCGCGGTTAATTACTACCGCTGGTTGCGTGGACAGAATGAATACGACGCCTGGCAGATGAGCGGTGTCTCGGGCAATACGGTTCGGTCATTCTATCTGCCCGAGCAACCACGCACGTGCATCGACTGCCATATGCCCCTGGTACCTTCCAATGATCAGGGAAACGACGGCGGCTTCGTACGGAGTCACCGCTTTCTGGCCGCGAATACGGCACTGCCGTTTCTCAAAGGACACGACGAACAACTCCGGGCGACGCAGGCGTTTTTGCAGGACTCCATTGCCACGGTCGACCTGTTTCGGGTGCGGGTGAACGGTCACACCTATGGCCCTGATGAGCCGATGCCGGTGCTTCGGGCCGGGGATCAGGTAGAACTGACCGTGGTCGTGCGCAACCGAAAGGTGGGCCATGCCCTGCCTGGTGGCACGAACGACTCGAATGAGCTCTGGCTGGAGGTGATCGGACGCGACCGGAACGGACAGGCTGTGGTAGCCTCCGGGTTGCTCGACTCGGAAGGCCGCGTCGATTCTACCGCGCACTTCTTCGGAGCTGTTTTCGTAGACCGGGCCGGACAGGAAGCCAACAAGCGGAATCCGCACGATTTTCGCACGCCGGTCTATGTGAACGTGATCAATCCCGGCACCGCCCGTACGGTTCACTACCGGTTTACTGTGCCTCCCGGCCGTCCAATAACCGAACTCGCGGTGGCTTTCAAGCACCGCAAGTTCAAGTGGTACTTCCATAACTGGACATTTCGGGGAAAGGTGGCGCCGGGCGAGCCCGACTCGCTGGCTACACCCGAAGTGGACTATCGGCGGTGGATCCTGGCCGAAGACCGCAGCGCGCCAGCACTACCGGTAACCGTCATTGCTTCAGCACGTCGCATAGCCGGACAGGTACCCGAAAGCAACGTGCCGCTCTGGGAGCGCTGGAATGACTATGGTATCGGCCTCTTTCTGGAGGGCAACACGCGTAGGGCCCTGGAGGCCTTCGAGCAGGTGAGTCGACTGGCACCCGACAGTCCCGAAGGTCCCATTAACCTGGCTCGTGTTCTGATCGCTGAAGGCCAGCTCGACCGTGCTATGGAGGCGCTGGCCGAGGCCGAACGGCGGCGTCCCGGCTACCTGAAAACCGCTTATTTCCGGGGCAAAATCTACCAGCGCCGCGGCGAATACGACCTGGCTCTGCGGGAGTGGATGAAGGTGGCCGCTCGCTATCCACTTGACCGGGTCCTGCTGCAGGAAATCGGACGTATTCATTACCTGTCCGGCCGCTACGAAGAGGCGCTTCGCTGGTTCGATCGTATTCTGGCGATCGATCCGGAGGACCTGGGGGGGCTCTACAACCGAATGCTAACGCTGGGCGCGCTGGGACGTACCGAGGAATTCCGTGCCGCAAAAGCCCGCTACGAATATCACAAAGTAGACGAAGAGGCTTCGGCCTGGAGTACGCCTTACAAGCACCGTCATCCTATGGCTAACCGCGAAGCACAGCCTATCCATGAACACGAGTTGCACCGGGTGGACGACCGGGGACTGTTACCGCGCATGACGGCGATGGCCTGGCAAAACGAACGCCGTAAACCATGA